The DNA region tttgcaaggccattaatcgcatcctactcagaagaaccgtgactctgggtaacatgcaggaaatagtggatggctttgcacaaatggggttccctaactgtggaggggcaatagatgggacacacatttCTGTCCTGGCGAAACCCCATctaggatccgagtacattaatcggaaggggtatttctctatggttctccaggcgcttgtggatcaccgtgggcatttcattgacgttaacacaggctggcccgaaaaggtgcatgacgcacgcatctttcggaacacttggctgttcaggaagatgcaggctgggacttttttcccaaaGCGGAAGATCATgataggggaagttgaaatgcccattgtgatctttggagatcctgcttacccgttaatgctgtggctcatgaaatcctacacagggagccttgacagcagcaaggaacggttcaactacaggctgagccagtgccaaatgactgtggagtgtgcctttgactgtttaaaggcccgctggcaatctctgtaggggaagctggacttggccgaaaacagcatccccgcggttatatccacgtgctgtgccctccatagggaagggtgaaagcttcactcagacatggacctctgaggttcaacacctgaagGCTGAATTTGcatagccagagagcagggctattacaggggcccagcgtggggctgcaaggattagggatgccttgaaggagcaatttgaggctgaaaaccagcagtgatatctggtgccctgcacgggagtgaagtgcagtagttccaatctttaggaatcagtgtttgcgaAGCAGACTTGCAGtatctgtttatttcctgggctaaggagtcttttactttatgcaataataaagaatgttttcaaagccaaaaaatccatttattgaaaagaaacaagggggtggagtggggaatggtacaatcacagatttgcgtatgagtgctgcacttcaggatagctatttTGCATGGTGACAGggattgagtgcagagggtaagggtcatggttttcagggctgggtggtgaagatactggtgttggaggcagcgggtggcgtgaagaacacggaagttggggaaagtgggttggagatgacagtggggcacaacggaaagagttttgggacaagggctgtaagGGAGGGTGGTGTTTggggtactgctcctctttctgcatggctacgagctcctggattgCATCTACTTGGCGCTCAGGATGCTTATGGGCCGATcggtgctttgctgccggtgcgctgcattttcccgGTGAATCCTGCttgctttctccctccctccagttctgtgctttctcattctctttaatagattgccgtatcacttcttgcagcatgtcgtctttgctttttcgtggtctcttcctgagtctttgcagtctctgagcagccGATAAGAGGGACAGCTGCAGTCTCAaagttgatgcagctgtatagacacaatgcaacatttaacaggcagcattgtttataccagacagagtaataaTTCCCCCTGCACttgagtagaaaacacacagggtctacacaacagcataattttcctgtccgAAACAGACCACAtacatcccacgggagcctcaaaatgataagggggactgattgtttcagggctgcattgtcctctgggtttctgtgccttggggagagccaacagcttcaggggctACCTACACTGAACagtgtcccaacattttccacaggagttcatcttGGACagtatctcgctgctgagggtgacctgggaagcaagagagggtcttctactgcaatgtggcttccaccctggcccatgtACAGCAATGGTCCTCCCACCCCTCGCAGCACAGCGGCGTGGACACATTAGCCTAGCTGGGACgaggaccatggtggctctcccgataaacctgtgcaagcacattgcacacattctggatgagacattcgaggagattactgcgatgtgataaaccacatcaatgccctattctgcatctaggtatgcatgcctaaccctcctctcccaaagagcctgcactgaaaaaatcccccccccccccccaaaaaaaaaacccacttaccaggaacctgctcttctgtttgttctCCACTAAGTACAGGCCActgcaactggctaccttcctcctggctcaagaagagctcctggctgcatggctccagggattctggggtgtctcctaTCCAGTCCACCACCATTACTCCTGTTTTCCTCCCCaggggctctgaagtgtccatggtggtgcttggagtggaggtggggttaaccccaagtatcgcatccagctctttgtagaatcggcaagTTGTGGGGGGAGCATCCGAGCAGCCGTTTGCGTTGTGGGGGGAACTTTGctgtaggcactccgcagctcctgcactgcagggagtcccggtcatggcccctttccatcatgtcctttgatatctTCCTGAAGGTATTGTAACTTCTATGGCTGTACAGCTTCCttctcccccaaacactgatgaggtccagcaactcgcctttgctccatgctggggcttgctTGGTGCGTGGCGGCATGGTCACCcggaaagattcactgatagcatgccatgccgggctgagcaaacaggaaggggatttttaaaattcctggggaatgtaaagggtgggtcacatggttggttacctgaggccagggcagtagagtttgaactgatgaccagtggctagaacaggcattgtgggatactgccgaaaaattctggaggccattcacagcgcattgggtggccacactggcgcggcagcgcaatactcattattcctctcggggaggtggagtacatgcagcgctgcaaatgccttgccagtgtggacagggagtgagttacagtgcttgtaactcacaagtgtagccaaggcctaagttagatgtccaattgctactaaactttttggtgagaACTGAAACAAAAAGCACTTTTTtctctctagctagtttaatctcatttcgTGCCTTTGCCATCCTAATTTtatccctatatatatatatatatatatatatatatatatatatatatagtttatagtcatcctttgtaatttgatctaGTTCCCACTTTTTATAGGgctttgagtttcagatcattgaaaatCTCCTAGCTAAGCCAAGGTGGTCTGCcctacttcctatctttcctatgcagtgtgATAGCATGCCCTTATGTCTCTCTGAAAACTGTCAACGCTCTTGAaagtttttccccttagacttatTTCCAatgggatcttacctatcaaCTCCCTGCATTTGCTAAGCCTTTTTGAAATTCATTGTGTGCAGTTTTCCCTCTTATCATTCCTTGGAATCATGAAttctgtcatttcatgatcactttcaaattctcaaccagttcctccctatttgtccaaatcaaatctagaacagcctctcctctagtagctttctcccCACTACAtttcaagaacttgttggataatctgtgccctactgtgttgttttcccaacagatgtccaggtagttgaaatctcccatcatgaccaagtcctgtgctttggatgattattagttattttaaaaaagcctcatccacctcttcttggttagatggtctgtagtagacccctaccatgacatcacccttgtttttttatcctttttaccTTATCCAGAGACTTTCTGCAAGTTCAAGTGTATACATCTTTTGATCTATAAAGCAacaccttttttccctgcctagccttcctgagcaagctgtacccttttCTACCAATATGCCAATCATGTATATTATCACACCAAGTCTGATGCCAACTGTAAATAGTTatgtttattaactagcatttcaagttcttgcttcttccccatacttcttgggtaagatactgatttgattcccccctccccattctacCCTACAGTCTCTCTTATCCCTGCTATGATTCTGACCCTTCTTCCAGGTCTGCATATTTTTAACTTAAGACCACAGTTATCTCCTGCCCTCATCCCTAACTTAAAGCCCCCCTCGCttggttagccagtctgtatccaaatatgctcttccccctCTTTGaaaggtggaccccatctctgcttagcagtcctcctttctggaacagcatcccttggtcaaggaagccaaagccacCCTCCCACCTAGACATTCACTTCCGTGATGCATCTGTTTCTGCATGGGCTCCTACCTTTGCCCAGAAGGACTGAAGAGACCACCACCTGTATCCCTagctccttcacccttactcccagagtcCTGCTCAGGGTCATACTTTACTCATCCATGGGGGCACTAATATATTGCACTCAGAGGGCCAGATAAGCCTCAACAATCCTATGGGGAGAGAACATTAGAGCCTGTTCCtcagttttgttttaatatgAAGTACTTGAGTTTGTGTAAGATCTGAAACTTAGCCAAAAAGTTAACCATTTTTTAGCCCTAGACCTTTTATTAAAAGGGACCTTAGCCATTCTTGACTTTAGGATGGATAGTATAAAACTGCTGCCTAACATGCTATTAATCTGCATAAGTTTTTCTGAACTCaaacagcatgtgtgtgtgttaaaaaaaaaagttaatccagTGCTTACCTTAAATGAATACAGCAAAATTagtcatttatttaaaagaaacattacAAATAAGTGTGCAACCCAAATGATTAAATACATGTAAAAGCAACATGCAAAACTTGACCACACAATCTGCATAAAAGCTAGTCCTTGGTCCATTTTATTACCAGATACTAAAAAAACTTGCCAAATTTAGATAATTTTCAGCTAAATAATCTTAAGAGTGAACTAGGACTTCAACTTTGAAGCATTTGTGAAGTTAAAGCTGAGGCACTGTATGAATATGCCTCAGCTAATTAGTGCTAGGAATTGAGAACGTGTGTTCTATTTCATGTTTTTCAAGAAAATGgcatatgccttatttccaaaaaaaaaaaaaaaatcaatggggggggggcggggaatggatGCAAGTCAGGTGATAGCTGTTTGATTTGACTTAACTGCACCTAGGCAAATACCATTCAGTATGCAAACACTTCAAAAATGCTTTGCAGATTTAGAGTCATCACAAGGTGTACTTCACATCACCTACTTTAAACTATGTGTTAAGTGGCCTGTAAAGTCTTCTGGTTGAAGCCCAGAGAGTTGGTTTAACAGATGCATTGGATTGCTTCTAAAATACCAACTTAAAATTTTTAGTTGGAATGGATGTGTTTCATTATAGAAGCAGCAGCCTCCCCTTCAAACATGAACTTCGTTTGCCACAGTATCCTATGCGATTTACTTCATGTGCTGAGTAGTGGTTAACCACATCAGCAGTACCTAAATGTGCCTGTGTCTCTAATATATACAGTTTGGCACCACTGAAAATTACATTAGTGCTGATAGTTAATTCAACTTAACCAAGAGTGTCAGTGTGTACAGGACTGACAATCTATGGCCACAAGACAACTGCACCACACTCCAGGCCAGAGGGCAAGTGCAGTTCAGACTGGGTTTATTATAGCTACCTGTGtcctctctttccttctgcaTGTTAAGGTGTGTGAAAGGGGAAATAAATCCCTCCTGTTCTAAGGCAAGCTGCTGGTATAACTATTCTAGTTACCTAGTATTTACAGTTATTTCCTGCCCCCACAGCGAGGTTCAGTGTAAGTGATGTAATATGATGCCTGAAATAAAATGTTCACATCCTTGCCTGAAGTTTGTACAAAACACCTCAGACATGTGGCAGGCACTCATCTGCACTCTAATTTCACAGTTTAACTAAAAAGAGAGACCCTGTAGGCACAAGCTGTTGAAAGCCACTTCTTGAAGATTTGAcagaaacccaatttttttctgaTACTGAAAAAAACAGCATACGAGTTTAACATAGGCGGAAGTCCTCTACATCAGCGCTTGTTCTGCTCACGATGGGCCAAGCTTCTCAATGAGGTCTGTTACACATCTTGATCAGTATTGGACATACGTACCCAGTCCTTCTAAAGAAGCAGAATAACCAAGGCAGTACTTTGACCAAAACACTTTCTTCCTCAATTTAGTCAAAGCTTGTCATCAGTCATTTCTAGAAACTGAGCATAGACATCCCTTGAGCATTCCCCTTTTTGGTTGAATAAGAATTTGTAGTAGCTACCATCTGCACATAttgctgaaacaaaacaaaaaagacttGTTTTACAGCCTATAAAGCACTAGTAGCTCTAGCACATTACTTCCGAGTGCACCTTTTTGGAAACTCGCTGTTCTCAACCCAATAAGACACACCTTGTTCAGCATTAGTTTGGCTGGCAGCCTGGAGAAAGTTACTGTCTATAAGATAAGATGTTTGTCCTAAACAGCAATCAGTGCAAGGAATCTTTTGCTGTTTGCTCAAAGCCCACCTTATTGGTCACACACCCTacttcaggggtgggcaaactacagcccaccagctattttaatccagccctcaagctccctataggcaccagggtctggggcttgccccactctggtgcttcagctggggagcagggcaaaGGGCTACTCCGTgtgactcccagaagcagcagcatgtccccccagtctcctacatgtaggggcagccagggggcttccacacactgcccccacagctcccattggccaggaaccatggccaacgggagctgcaggggcagcacttgcAGACAGGGCATGTACAGCAGAGgcccctggccatgcctccacacaggagccagagggtggacatgttgctgcttccaagagctgcttgaggtcaggggtgcaggctttgggcacCACTTAGCTACCCCTCcgtgccccaagccccagccctgatcccccttctacCCTCCAACGCTGTtgtcccagcctagagccccctcctgaactcctcatttctggcccaaccccagagcctgctccccaaccccaattttgtgagcattcatggcctgctatacaatttctatacccagatgtgaccctcaggccaaaaagtttgtccacccctgtccTAGTTCTCATTGGCACAGATCCTATGCGAGTCTGAGGGCCTGGCCCACGATAAAGGTTTGCTTGCTCACTTTTCCAGACAGCACTGTCAAAGTTGTTACTGTGATCCCTCCCTCAGACTGACAGGCTCCAGTGTCTTAGCCAGTCATCCTTTACAGTATTAGATAGATTAAAAAACTAGTCACTTGTGGAAGAGCTTGCCAGGGCTTGCGTTTCAAACAGAACCCTTGGGGGAAGTTCAGATAACTTACCTATGACAGCATTTGGCTCTGTTCCAAAGGCACAAATGCATGGAGAGCCTGAGGGAACCTGGAATTTGGAAAAGCTCCATTTGGAACTGAAGTATTTGGGGAGGAAGCTGGCTGAGGccaaactggaaaaagaaaaaaaaaaaaaaaatgtacataaaaGATCCACCACAATTATTCTGCTGCCACTTCGTTGATTGTTATGGTACAGATCCAAATAAAGACCTATACCCCCAGCGGAGTCTGTGTCCCATAAAAAGGAATATCAGAAACACCATGAGGTCCACTAGGGACTCCACTAGTGCTATATAGATGCTTTGGGAGGCACTCACATATTTGTGTTTGTTAGGTGGCAGTATAAAAGCATACAATACATAGATATCTTGGGTTTCTTATCTTCCTCTTTTATTCATGCAACATAGCAATGATTACTCTTCAATGTCAGTGAATTGAGTTTTTTCCTCATTAAATGCttctatgggggaaaaaaaagcttcATTCTGAAAcaacttgggggagggagagagggagaaacagtCTTGCTAGCATGTGTTTAATACTGACCATTAAAACCCCAAACGATCTCAAACCAATAGGCTAGAGAATGGATGAAAGCCTACCTAGACTGCTTGTTCCTTTTGGGGTCTTCTGCAGCAAAAATATGCACTGTGCCATGGTCACTTGATACACAAATTAGGGAAGCATCCTGATTGAAGTTAATGCTGTAGACACAAATAATTGCAACA from Malaclemys terrapin pileata isolate rMalTer1 chromosome 13, rMalTer1.hap1, whole genome shotgun sequence includes:
- the LOC128848068 gene encoding uncharacterized protein LOC128848068 produces the protein MTGTPCSAGAAECLQQSSPHNANGCSDAPPTTCRFYKELDAILGVNPTSTPSTTMDTSEPLGRKTGVMVVDWIGDTPESLEPCSQELFLSQEEGSQLQWPVLSGEQTEEQVPAASTLRLQLSLLSAAQRLQRLRKRPRKSKDDMLQEVIRQSIKENEKAQNWREGESKQDSPGKCSAPAAKHRSAHKHPERQVDAIQELVAMQKEEQYPKHHPPLQPLSQNSFRCAPLSSPTHFPQLPCSSRHPLPPTPVSSPPSPENHDPYPLHSIPVTMQNSYPEVQHSYANL